TACTGAATTTCCAGTGGCGATTCCATTTAACAAAGAAGAATTACTACAAGCTGTTGAACGTGTTTCTCTACTTTCTCCAAGAGATCGTGAAACAAATTACAACATCATAAAATTAAATCTAAGAGAAGATCATATTGTAGAAATGAGTTCTACAAATAGTGAAGTCGGAGATGCATTAGAAGAAATTATTCCATCATCAGATGTTATAGGTCCGGTGATTAAAATTGCATTTAGTTCAAGATATTTAGTAGATGCTTTAAAGTCATTTTCTTCTAACGAAATTCTAATTCAATTTGCTGGAGAAGTGAAACCATTTGTGATTAAAGGAAACCTTGATCAAGAGTTATTACACTTAATTTTACCAGTAAGAATAGACTAAGAAATTCAAAAAACTAAAAAAACACAAAATATAAAAAAAGCCGAAATTTCAATTTTAAGGCTTTTTTTTATACCAACAGGTTAGAGACATTTACACCAAAAAAAATCGCTTAAATTAGTGTTTTTTTCTTTATATTATGTTATAATATAAATGGATGCAGAGGGTGAAAATATGAAAAAATTCAAAATTAACTCAGATTTTATAACTTTAGGTCAGTTTCTAAAAGCAACAGATTATATTGGATCTGGTGGAGAAGCTAAGTTTTTTTTATTACAACAAGAAGTTTTTGTTAATCATGAAAGAAGAACAGAACGTGGAAAAAAATTATATCACGGTGATCAAGTTATGATTTTTGAAACAGTTCATTATATCGTAAATGATACAAAGCATACTTCTTAAAAACTTTAGAAACCACGAAACATTTAAGTTAGAAATAAACAAACCCTTTGTCTATATTTATGGAGAAAATGGAAGTGGCAAAACTAGTATTTTAGAAGGTATATATTTTTGTTCAACAACTAAATCTCATAGGACTTCAGATGAAAAAGAATTAATTAAAACAAATGAAATGTTTGCACAAGTAGTTATTAAAAATGATGATCAAACTTATGAAATAGTTGTTTCAAAATTTGGGAAAAGAACAAAAGTAAATCATGTTGAAAAAAGAAAGTTAAGTGAATTTCTTGGACATCTAAATGTGGTGATGTTTGCCCCTAATGATTTAGAGTTAATCCAAGGCTCACCATTAGTTAGACGTCAGTTTATGGATTTTGAGTTATTACAAGTTGATAAATCATATTTAAATCACCTAAATACATATAAAAAAGTCCTAAAACAACGAAATAGTTTGTTAAAAAAAGTAGATATTAAAGATGATTACACATTTTTAAATATTTTAGGAGATCAACTTTACGAACAAGGTATCATACTTATTAACCAAAGAAAGCAATTTTTAGACGAATTAAATATATTATTTAAGGCAAATTATCAAAAGTTTAGTCAAAATGTGGTCGATATTATATATAAACCTGATCAAGATGAGGCAAGTTTTAAAAAACATTTGCAAAAACAACAACGACAAGACATTTTGTATCAAACAACACTAACTGGACCCCACAGAGACGATTTTTTTATAAGGTTTAACGCGTTTGATTCGAAAACATATACCTCGCAAGGTGAAACAAGATTAATCGTCATAGCGTTAAAATTAGCGCTTTTAGAATGGATAGAATCAAAGACAAATCATAAAGTTGTTCTACTACTTGATGATGTATTATCAGAGTTAGATCAACAAAAACAAGATATATTTTTAAAAACTTTACCAAAACAACATCAAATCATCATGAATAGTGTGATGCCCATCGATATGGATCACATTCAAATGATTGAATTAACAAAGGAGCGTACACATGTCAAATTATGATGCATCGAATATTCAAATTTTAGAGGGATTAGAAGCTGTTAGAAAGCGTCCTGGTATGTATATTGGTAGTACCGGAGCTAGAGGACTACATCATTTAGTTTGGGAAATTATTGATAATTCAATTGATGAAGCTTTAGGCGGATATGCGACTAACATTAAACTAGAAATCTTAGAAGGCAATATCATTAAAGTAACTGATGATGGCCGTGGGATTCCAGTGGATCTTCATCCAAAAACAAATAGACCAGCGGTTGAAACGATTTTAACATCGCTTCACTCAGGTGGTAAGTTCGATGGCAAATCATATAAAGTATCAGGTGGACTACACGGTGTAGGTGCATCTGTTGTTAATGCTTTATCTGAGTGGTTTATTGTTGAAATTCATAGAAATGATAAGAATTATCAACAACGTTATGAACGTGGTTTTCCAATGACAGATGTTATTGAAATTGGTGATAGTGTACATACAGGAACGATCATAACTTTTAAAGCAGACCATTTAGTGTTTACTGAAACTGGAGTTTATGATTATGAAATATTAAGAAGTAGAGTTCAACAACTTGCGTTCTTAAATAGAGGCATTAAAATTACAATTATCGATGCTAGAGGCAATGAACCTGTTGAAATAAGTTACCATTACGAAGGTGGTATTGTTGAGTATGTAGGTTTTTTAAACAAAGGTAAAGGTAAAGTCAATCAAGATATTATTTATACAGAAAAAGAATTAGATGGTGTTACATTAGAAATCGCGATGCAATATAACGATTCTTATGCTACAAATATTTATTCATTTGCAAACAACATACCTACACATGAAGGTGGGATGCATGAAGATGGATATAAATTAGCTCTATCTAGAGTTATTAGTAAATATGCTAATGAAAATAATTTACTTAAAAAAGATGATTCACTTATTGGTGAAGATACAAGAGAAGGATTAACTGCTATCGTATCTGTTAAACATCCAGACCCACAATTTGAAGGACAAACGAAAACTAAATTAGGAAATCCTGAAGTTAGACAAATCGCAAGTCAAATCACTGGTGAAGGATTAGAAAGATATTTAAGTGAAAATCCTGTGGATGCTAAAGCAATTATAGAAAAAAGTCTTTTAGCTTCACGTGCAAGACTTGCTGCTAAAAAAGCAAGAGAAGCAACTAGAAGAAAATCTCCACTTGATCAACTAGGATTTGCATCTAAGTTAGCTGATTGTAGAAGTAAAGATCCTCAAATATCAGAAGTATATATCGTCGAAGGGGACTCTGCGGGTGGTTCTGCTAAACAAGGTAGAGAATCAGAATATCAAGCAATTCTTCCACTACGCGGAAAAGTATTAAATGTTGAAAAAGCAAGATTAGATAAAATTTTAAGTAACAAAGAAATTTTATCAATGATCCAAGCAATTGGAACTGGAATTGGAGAAGAATTTGATCCAGAAAAAACTAGATATCATAAAATTGTAATTATGACCGATGCGGACACTGATGGTGGACACATTAGAACTCTACTTTTAACATTCTTCTACAGATATATGAAACCACTTATTGACCTTGGATATATATATATCGCTCAACCACCGTTATACAAAGTTCAACAAGGTAGACGTGTTGAATATGTCTATACTGATGATCAACTAAATACACTACTTGCTGAAATGGGTGGAAGACCATCTATACAAAGATATAAAGGTCTTGGTGAAATGAATCCTGAACAATTATGGGAAACAACAATGGATCCTGAAACTAGAACACTTTTACAAGTATCCTTAAAAGATGCACTTGATGCAGATATGGTATTTAGTATGTTGATGGGTGAAGAAGTTGAACCTAGAAAAAACTTTATTCAAGAAAATGCAATTTATGCAGATAATATTGACGCATAGGAGGAAATGAAGATGGAAGAAACTAAAAAAACAACCGAAGGTAAAGTTAAAGAGATAAATATTTCCACTGAGATGAAATCATCATTTCTAAATTATGCAATGAGTGTTATTGTCTCAAGAGCATTACCTGATATAAGAGATGGACTTAAACCAGTTCAAAGACGTATATTATACGCAATGAACGATTTAAATATGACAGCTTCTAGTGCACATAAAAAGTCTGCTAGAATCGTTGGTGAAGTTATTGGTAAGTATCACCCTCATGGTGATTCAAGTGTCTATGAAGCTATGGTACGTATGGCTCAACCATTTAATTATAGAATGCCATTAATCGATGGACATGGAAACTTTGGTTCAGTCGATGGTGATGGTGCTGCAGCAATGCGTTACACCGAAGCAAGAATGAGTAAATTAGCTGGAGAATTAGTATCTGATTTAGATAAAAATACAGTTGATTTTATAGATAATTATGATGGATCTGAAAAAGAACCTAGTGTACTTCCAGCAAGATATCCGAACCTTTTAGTTAATGGTTCAACAGGGATTGCTGTTGGGATGGCTACTAATATTCCGCCACATAATTTAGGTGAAGTAATCGATGGAATTTTTGCTTATATGGAAAATGAAGACATCACAACTACCGAACTTATGGATTATATTAAAGGCCCAGATTTCCCTACAGGAGGCCAAATCCTAGGACTTACTGGGTTAAGACAAGCCTATGAAACTGGTAAGGGTATTATTGCAGTAAGAGCAAATACAGAAATCGTTACACATAAGAATAAAAATAGTCTTGTGGTATATGAAATACCTTATCAAGTAAATAAAACTACATTAATTGAACGTATCGCAGATATCGCTAAAAATAAGATTGTAGATGGTATCACGGATCTTCGTGATGAGTCTAATAGAAAAGGTATGCGTATTGTTATAGAATTACGTCGTGATGTTAACCCTCATGTCATGTTAAATAACCTATATAAATACACACAACTTCAACAATCATTTGGGATTAATATGATTGCATTAGTCAAAGGGCAACCTATGATGGTTAATCTAAAAGATGTGATTGTTAACTATCTTGAACATCAAGTTGAAGTGGTCCAAAG
The sequence above is drawn from the Mariniplasma anaerobium genome and encodes:
- the yaaA gene encoding S4 domain-containing protein YaaA, with the protein product MKKFKINSDFITLGQFLKATDYIGSGGEAKFFLLQQEVFVNHERRTERGKKLYHGDQVMIFETVHYIVNDTKHTS
- the recF gene encoding DNA replication/repair protein RecF (All proteins in this family for which functions are known are DNA-binding proteins that assist the filamentation of RecA onto DNA for the initiation of recombination or recombinational repair.), whose translation is MIQSILLKNFRNHETFKLEINKPFVYIYGENGSGKTSILEGIYFCSTTKSHRTSDEKELIKTNEMFAQVVIKNDDQTYEIVVSKFGKRTKVNHVEKRKLSEFLGHLNVVMFAPNDLELIQGSPLVRRQFMDFELLQVDKSYLNHLNTYKKVLKQRNSLLKKVDIKDDYTFLNILGDQLYEQGIILINQRKQFLDELNILFKANYQKFSQNVVDIIYKPDQDEASFKKHLQKQQRQDILYQTTLTGPHRDDFFIRFNAFDSKTYTSQGETRLIVIALKLALLEWIESKTNHKVVLLLDDVLSELDQQKQDIFLKTLPKQHQIIMNSVMPIDMDHIQMIELTKERTHVKL
- the gyrB gene encoding DNA topoisomerase (ATP-hydrolyzing) subunit B; the protein is MSNYDASNIQILEGLEAVRKRPGMYIGSTGARGLHHLVWEIIDNSIDEALGGYATNIKLEILEGNIIKVTDDGRGIPVDLHPKTNRPAVETILTSLHSGGKFDGKSYKVSGGLHGVGASVVNALSEWFIVEIHRNDKNYQQRYERGFPMTDVIEIGDSVHTGTIITFKADHLVFTETGVYDYEILRSRVQQLAFLNRGIKITIIDARGNEPVEISYHYEGGIVEYVGFLNKGKGKVNQDIIYTEKELDGVTLEIAMQYNDSYATNIYSFANNIPTHEGGMHEDGYKLALSRVISKYANENNLLKKDDSLIGEDTREGLTAIVSVKHPDPQFEGQTKTKLGNPEVRQIASQITGEGLERYLSENPVDAKAIIEKSLLASRARLAAKKAREATRRKSPLDQLGFASKLADCRSKDPQISEVYIVEGDSAGGSAKQGRESEYQAILPLRGKVLNVEKARLDKILSNKEILSMIQAIGTGIGEEFDPEKTRYHKIVIMTDADTDGGHIRTLLLTFFYRYMKPLIDLGYIYIAQPPLYKVQQGRRVEYVYTDDQLNTLLAEMGGRPSIQRYKGLGEMNPEQLWETTMDPETRTLLQVSLKDALDADMVFSMLMGEEVEPRKNFIQENAIYADNIDA